In Triticum urartu cultivar G1812 chromosome 6, Tu2.1, whole genome shotgun sequence, the following proteins share a genomic window:
- the LOC125517611 gene encoding uncharacterized protein LOC125517611, with translation MASSSNPVSMDMDPPVLSIAVEHGPPESRLVQLGVRSWPKWGCPTGKFPVKFDARQTCYLVKGKVRAHIKGSSECVEFGAGDLVVFPKGLSCTWDVVAAVDKYYKFDSS, from the exons ATGGCCTCGAGCTCAAACCCGGTCAGCATGGACATGGACCCGCCCGTCCTCTCCATCGCCGTCGAGCACGGCCCGCCGGAGTCGCGCCTGGTTCAGCTCGGCGTCAGGTCCTGGCCCAA GTGGGGCTGCCCGACGGGGAAGTTCCCGGTGAAGTTCGACGCGAGGCAGACGTGCTACCTGGTGAAGGGCAAGGTGCGGGCGCACATCAAGGGGTCGTCCGAGTGCGTGGAGTTCGGCGCCGGCGACCTCGTCGTCTTCCCCAAGGGGCTCAGCTGCACCTGGGACGTCGTCGCCGCCGTCGACAAGTACTACAAGTTCGATTCGTCCTGA